GAAAAACGGGTCTTTATTTATTGCTTTTGCCAGGTGTGCTGTTTTTGACGCTGTTCATGGTCATTCCGATCGTGATGACGATTGCATCCACCTTTTATCAAGAGGGTAGCTTTACGATCCAAGGATATCTTCAGTTTCTTACCGACGCGTACTTCCTGAAAATTATGCTGACAACGTTGCAGGTCAGTCTGGTCACGACGATTGCGTGTGTTCTGATCGGTTTTCCTGCCGCGTACTACATTTCCAAGCTCGGCCCACGCAAAAAAGGCATCCTGCTGGCATTGGCGATTTTTCCTTTGCTGACCAGCTCTGTCGTGCGGTCGTTCTCTTGGATGATTATTCTCGGAAAAAAGGGCTTATTGAACAGCTCGCTGCTTGCAATCGGGCTCATCGATAAGCCGTTGGAAATATTGTATACGCCGACTGCGATGATGATTGGTTTGATTCATTTGTTCCTGCCGCTGATCATTATTACGCTGGTAGGGGTGATGGAAAACATCGATCCAGATTTGCTGAAGGCGGCGGAGAGCTTGGGCGCTTCCAAGCTGACTGCCTTCTGGAAGGTCATTGTGCCACTTAGTGTACCGGGACTTATCATTGGTAGCATTCTGGTGTTTGTCGGAAGCTTGACGGCCTACACGACGCCTGCTCTGCTAGGTGGAAAACAGCGGGTTATCTCCACGTTCCTGTATCAAAATGCGATTACACTCAACGACTGGCATCTGGCCTCTGTCATTGCCACGATCATGATTGTCATTACATTTGTCGTCATCTACTTCATGAACAAGCTGGCGACGAAATTAAATCCGAAGGGGTAGAAGCTATGCAGGAGAAAAATCGCGGGTTGGCCCTGTTTACCTCTCTCGTCTTTCTGTTTTTGCTAGGGCCGCTCATTATCATTTCTTTTACGTCGTTTGAGCCGGGGAGCGTCTTGAAGTTTCCGCCGGAGGGCTTTTCCTGGCGGTGGTACGAAAACATTTTTAAGGTAGAAATGTTCATGACGACGTTCAAGACGTCGATGTTTGTTTCCTTGCTGGGCAATCTCTTGGCGCTCTTGTTGGGGATTCCGGCAGCTTATGCACTCAGTCGCTTTGATTTTCGCGGCAAAGGCATCTTGAATGGCATTTTTATCTCACCTGTCCTGATTCCGGGTATCGTGATGGGTTTTGCCATGCTGAAATATGTCATTGTCGTATATAATTTGCCGATTTATGCGGGACTTCTCGTCGGTCATACGGTGCTGATGCTTCCATTTATCATTCGCGTCATTGCGTCTTCCTTGTCCAACTTTGACTTCGCCATTGAAGAAGCGGCGCTGAGTCTTGGGGCAGGTCGCCTTGAAACCTTTTTCAAAGTCGTCTTGCCGAATATTCGCTCCGGGATTATTGCTGCGATTCTGATCGCTTTTCTGGAGTCGTTCAACAACGTAGATATCTCTGTTTTCATGACGGGACCAGGGGTAAGCACGCTGCCGATCCAGATGCTGACGTACGTAGAAAACAACTTCGATCCGACGATCGCCGCGATTTCCGTGCTGCTCATGATTTTTACGGCTATTCTCATGTTCATCATTGAACGTCTGATGGGGCTTTCCTACTTTACAAAACGATAACGGAGGCATCAACTCATGGCATTGCTCACGCTGGAAAACGTATCGGTTGCCTATGACAATCAATATATTTTGCAAAACTTCAATCTCAATATCGAAAAAGGACAGCTCATCTCTTTGCTCGGTCCGAGCGGTTGCGGAAAGACGACGACGTTACGCCTGATTGCGGGTTTTCTGGAAGCAAAAGATGGACGATTCATGTTTGAAGGAAAAGATTATACGCGCGTTCCGGTCAATAAACGCAACTTCGGGTTTGTGTTTCAGAGCTATGCGCTGTTTCCGCACCTTTCTGTTTTTGATAACGTGGCATTCGGTCTGCGCCTACGTAAGGTCAATGAAACAGAGGTAAAGAGTCGCGTACAGCAAATCCTCGAAGTCGTGAGTCTCGGCGGCTATGAAAAGCGTTTCCCGAAGGAGCTGTCCGGTGGTCAAAGACAGCGCGTGGCGATTGCACGGGCACTGGTGATTCAGCCTGACCTGCTGTTGTTCGATGAGCCGCTCAGTAACCTCGATGCCAACCTGCGGATCAACATGCGCGTAGAAATCCGTCGCATTCAGCAGGAGCTGGGAATTACGACTGTATACGTATCGCATGACCAGGAGGAGTGCTTCTCCATTTCTGATCAGGTGGCGATTATGAACAAGGGTGTGATTGAGCAGCTCGACGATCCAGCTACGATTTTTAAATACCCAAAGACGGAGTTTATCGCTCGCTTTATTGGTTTTACCAACTTCATCGACTTCGCAGAGCGTACCGAGCAGAACGGAGAAATTGGCTTGCGTGTCGGTGACCATCATTTTACCGCGTCCAAAAATCCGGGCACGGCGAATCCGTCCGGCAAAAAATGCGCAATGCGACCAGATGACCTCCTCGTGACGACAGAAGAGAGCGCCGAGCCGGGAATGAACCGTCTGCGCGGGACGGTAAAGGTAAGCACGTTTTTGGGACGCAGCTATCAATATGTCGTGGAAACAGAGCTGGGCGACTTCACGGTCAATCAGGAGATGGAGACGCCTTACAAGACTGGCCTAAACGTCAATCTGCTGTTTCCAAAAGACAAAGTGGTACTCGTGGACTAAAGACAGGAGGTTATTTTCGTGAAGGTCGATTTGTTGATTCAAGACGTTCAAGTGTTTAACAGCTATTTTAAAAAGTTCATCAAAGGAAACGTCGCTGTTTTGGATGAACGCTTCTTCTATATTGGTGAGCGGAGTACGGAAACATTCGAAGCTGCCGAGATCGTGGACGGACAAGGCCGCTACATGATTCCTGGTCTGGTCGATATCCACTTGCATATTGAGAGCACGATGGTGACGCCGGAGACGTTTTCCTATGGCTTGATTCAAAACGGAGTGACGACGATCGTACCGGAGCCGCATGAGATGGCCAATGTGTTCGGAATCGAAGGGATCAAAGAAATGATTCGTGCGAGCCGTGATTGTGTCGTTGATATGCTGTACGCGATCCCGAGCTCTGTACCAGCTACCTCAATGGAAACGACAGGTGGGTCTGTCGAGATTGCAGACATGGACGAGCTCTTGCGTTCCGAAGAGATCATTTGCCTCGGCGAAATCATGAATTACGTAGACATCATCAAGGACCCTGACTGCAAGACCAATCGCATCCTGGAGCATATCCGCAAGACATATCCAAAGCTCGTCATCGAGGGGCACGTCCCGAAATTGCTTGATTTGGACCTGCATCGCGTCATTTATGCGGGGGTGGACTCCGATCATACGCACCAGACGCGTGAGGGCATGGAAGCGAGAATTGCAGCAGGCATGTTTCTAGAGATTCAAGAAAAATCGATGACGGATGAAGTTATGGACTATTTGATCAAAGAAGATGTTTCCGAGCATTTTTGCTTTGTGACGGATGATGTGATGACCGATTCTTTGGTCAATCGTGGACATTTGAACCATATCGTGAAAAAAGCCATTCAAATGGGCATGCAGCCAGAACGCGCGATCTACGCAAGTACATTTACTCCAGCCAGACGTATGAACATGACGGATCGAGGGGCGATTGCTCCCGGCAAAATAGCGGACTTCCTGTTACTGTCTAATCTGCATGAGCTCAAAATCGAGCGCGTCTACAAAGATGGGAAGAAGGCTTACGACGTCAAGGAAGAGTACCGACAAGTAGTTAAAGAGAAGCAGTTTCCTGCGCATTTTTATGAGAGCATCAAGCTATCGCCGCTTACAGAGCAAGACTTCCATGTCACAGTAGATGCTCCGGACAATCGCTATCCATGTCGGGTCATGCTCGTTCAAAACGGTTCTACATTTACAGAGGATCACCGTGGAATCGCTGAGGTACGGGAAGGACAACTCTTGTGGGAGGAGAGCCCGTACGGCTTGATCGCCGTCTTTGAACGCTATGGCAAAAACGGCAACCGCGGTTACGGCTTGATCAGCGGTGATACGATCAAGCGAGGTGCGGTAGCTACCAGCTACTCGCATGACAACCACAATCTCTTGGTTGTCGGACACAATCCGCACGATATGATGGTCGCAGCCAATGAAGTCATCCGCAACCAGGGCGGCTTTTACGTAGTCGAGGATGGCAAGGTGATCGCGAGTCTTCATTTGCCAGTCGGAGGCATTTTGACAGAGGAACCATTGGAAAAGACTGCAAAGGAAGTCGAGCAGCTCCGCCGTGCTATGGAGTCGCTTGGTTACAATCACTACAACCCAATCATGTCGATCAGCACGCATTCCTTACCGGTCAGTCCAGCCTTGAAGCTGACAGATCTGGGGTTGATCGATGTAAATGACGGGAAAATAGTTCCGTTGCTGTTGATGTAAAAAAGTTGCTTGCTGAAAAGAAAGTTTTCGGCAAGCAATTTTTTTTGATCTAATAGTCCCGACAGAAGCATATAAATTTTCATGCATGGGTATACACTCCTGAATCCTCTCTATTTGCTGACTGGAATTCGGGCATTTGGTAGGTTTTAGTTTAGGTATTCAGAATCTGGGATACTGGGAAAATTTTCTGTAACATAGTATTCGATCCTAATCCAGAAAAGAGGAGATAAATAAATGGATAACGTAGGGTTGAGAAACAATCTGTTCAGTAAAGGGCTGTCGCTTTTGTTTATGCTGGCAATGATGCTGGTGGCAGGCGCAGCTACTCTCGTGTTCGCTGAGAAAGCTTCGGCTCACGGGTACATCGAATCACCAGCGAGTCGCTCTTACCTGTGTAAGACGGGGCAAAACAAAGGCTGCGGTCAAATCCAGTGGGAACCGCAAAGCGTGGAGGGCATTGGGTCATTCCCGCAATCTGGTCCTGCTGATGGTGAATTTACTGGTGGAGGTCGATATCCTGAGCTTTACGCACAAACAGCAGATCGCTGGACTAAGGTTACCTTGCAGGGTGGGCAAAATGCGTTTACTTGGAATCTGACAGCCCCGCATAGTACAGCGGAGTGGAAATATTACATCACGAAAAAAGATTGGAATCCTAACAAGCCGCTTGCCAGAGCGGATCTGGAACTGTTCTGCTCGTTCCAAGACGGAGGCAAAAGACCGCCACACACGGTAACGCATTCGTGCAATGTACCGACAGATCGTAGCGGTTACCACATTATTTTGGGTGTTTGGGAAATTGCTGATACGGGCATGGCTTTTTATCAGGCCATTGATGTGAATTTGATTAACACGGGAACAGGTATCGTTGAAAAGCCTACCGTTCCAGGCAATGTGACATCTGTATCACAAACAGCTACAAGCATTGACCTTAGCTGGACAAGATCCGTGGCATCTGAGGGTATCAAGCAATACGAAGTGTATCGCGATGGCAAATTCATCGCATCAACGAAAGAAACAGCTTACACGGACAAAAATTTGACGCCTGCTACAGCTTACAGCTACACCATTGTGGCAGTCGATGGCAAAGGGAAAGAGTCTAACGCGAGCAAAGCACTTACTGTTCGCACAAAAACAGAAGATATCGTGGATACAGAAGCACCGACTGCACCAGCAGGAATCATGACTCACCATCCAACGGAGACAGAAATCGACCTCATGTGGAGTCCTTCCCGTGACAATGTCGGCGTGGTGAAATACGAGGTGTACCGTGACGGTTCCCGCGTAGGGACAGTCGCGCAGCCTTCTTTTGTTGATAAAGGATTAACGGCAGGAACATCGTATACGTATACGATCAAGGCAGTTGATGCGGCAGGAAATATTTCCGAAGAGAGCGCACCTTTTGCTGCAAGCACAAAGGAGAAAAAGCCTGAAGTACCAGGTGAAA
The window above is part of the Brevibacillus antibioticus genome. Proteins encoded here:
- a CDS encoding ABC transporter permease — translated: MRKTGLYLLLLPGVLFLTLFMVIPIVMTIASTFYQEGSFTIQGYLQFLTDAYFLKIMLTTLQVSLVTTIACVLIGFPAAYYISKLGPRKKGILLALAIFPLLTSSVVRSFSWMIILGKKGLLNSSLLAIGLIDKPLEILYTPTAMMIGLIHLFLPLIIITLVGVMENIDPDLLKAAESLGASKLTAFWKVIVPLSVPGLIIGSILVFVGSLTAYTTPALLGGKQRVISTFLYQNAITLNDWHLASVIATIMIVITFVVIYFMNKLATKLNPKG
- a CDS encoding ABC transporter permease, with the protein product MQEKNRGLALFTSLVFLFLLGPLIIISFTSFEPGSVLKFPPEGFSWRWYENIFKVEMFMTTFKTSMFVSLLGNLLALLLGIPAAYALSRFDFRGKGILNGIFISPVLIPGIVMGFAMLKYVIVVYNLPIYAGLLVGHTVLMLPFIIRVIASSLSNFDFAIEEAALSLGAGRLETFFKVVLPNIRSGIIAAILIAFLESFNNVDISVFMTGPGVSTLPIQMLTYVENNFDPTIAAISVLLMIFTAILMFIIERLMGLSYFTKR
- a CDS encoding ABC transporter ATP-binding protein, which gives rise to MALLTLENVSVAYDNQYILQNFNLNIEKGQLISLLGPSGCGKTTTLRLIAGFLEAKDGRFMFEGKDYTRVPVNKRNFGFVFQSYALFPHLSVFDNVAFGLRLRKVNETEVKSRVQQILEVVSLGGYEKRFPKELSGGQRQRVAIARALVIQPDLLLFDEPLSNLDANLRINMRVEIRRIQQELGITTVYVSHDQEECFSISDQVAIMNKGVIEQLDDPATIFKYPKTEFIARFIGFTNFIDFAERTEQNGEIGLRVGDHHFTASKNPGTANPSGKKCAMRPDDLLVTTEESAEPGMNRLRGTVKVSTFLGRSYQYVVETELGDFTVNQEMETPYKTGLNVNLLFPKDKVVLVD
- a CDS encoding adenine deaminase, with the protein product MKVDLLIQDVQVFNSYFKKFIKGNVAVLDERFFYIGERSTETFEAAEIVDGQGRYMIPGLVDIHLHIESTMVTPETFSYGLIQNGVTTIVPEPHEMANVFGIEGIKEMIRASRDCVVDMLYAIPSSVPATSMETTGGSVEIADMDELLRSEEIICLGEIMNYVDIIKDPDCKTNRILEHIRKTYPKLVIEGHVPKLLDLDLHRVIYAGVDSDHTHQTREGMEARIAAGMFLEIQEKSMTDEVMDYLIKEDVSEHFCFVTDDVMTDSLVNRGHLNHIVKKAIQMGMQPERAIYASTFTPARRMNMTDRGAIAPGKIADFLLLSNLHELKIERVYKDGKKAYDVKEEYRQVVKEKQFPAHFYESIKLSPLTEQDFHVTVDAPDNRYPCRVMLVQNGSTFTEDHRGIAEVREGQLLWEESPYGLIAVFERYGKNGNRGYGLISGDTIKRGAVATSYSHDNHNLLVVGHNPHDMMVAANEVIRNQGGFYVVEDGKVIASLHLPVGGILTEEPLEKTAKEVEQLRRAMESLGYNHYNPIMSISTHSLPVSPALKLTDLGLIDVNDGKIVPLLLM
- a CDS encoding lytic polysaccharide monooxygenase is translated as MDNVGLRNNLFSKGLSLLFMLAMMLVAGAATLVFAEKASAHGYIESPASRSYLCKTGQNKGCGQIQWEPQSVEGIGSFPQSGPADGEFTGGGRYPELYAQTADRWTKVTLQGGQNAFTWNLTAPHSTAEWKYYITKKDWNPNKPLARADLELFCSFQDGGKRPPHTVTHSCNVPTDRSGYHIILGVWEIADTGMAFYQAIDVNLINTGTGIVEKPTVPGNVTSVSQTATSIDLSWTRSVASEGIKQYEVYRDGKFIASTKETAYTDKNLTPATAYSYTIVAVDGKGKESNASKALTVRTKTEDIVDTEAPTAPAGIMTHHPTETEIDLMWSPSRDNVGVVKYEVYRDGSRVGTVAQPSFVDKGLTAGTSYTYTIKAVDAAGNISEESAPFAASTKEKKPEVPGEIAEWDSSAVYVQGDRVLYDGLEFVAKWWVTAEQPDRSDAWKLVSDVVLSWDSGKAYDGGAQVNYEDKLYKAKWWTKGEEPGKADVWKLVK